GGCTCGGCACCTGGCTCAAAATTCGGTGTGAACTCGGGACCGTCCATCGGCTCACCGTCGAGCTCCACCTTGAACGAGTAGCCCTGGTCCATGCCCGACGTAGAATCCAGCGTGCTATTACTCACGCTCTTTGCGAATACGAGATAATACGTGCCGGGGAGCGTCAGGGGTCCATCGATGTACTCGGTACGGTTGGCCCATTGCACGGCGGAATCGCCGGCGCTGCGCTCCACTTTTTCTTCGCTTCCCACGTAGATATCCCCTTGCGCGAGCACGCTGGCACGCGTGGGGTTATAAAAATCCCAATTCAAGTCGTAGCTCGCGTGCTCCGCGACCGTCTTGCGCCCCTGCACAGTCACGACCGGGCGCTTGCCGTAGGGCACATCAAACTTATAGAAGCGATATTCGCCATCAACGATGGCGTCGTTATAGGTCTCCCCCGGCGTCACGGCTGCCGCGGAGTCGAAGGTAGCGCCGCCGGCCACAGGTGCGCCCTCCTCAATCTGCGTGACCTCAGGGAGCTCACGAGACGCATACGGCTTCTTTTCGTCGCCAGCGAACGCGCCAGCCTTGACGTACTGCACGTTGACCTCAACGTCGAGCTCGACATCCTGGTTGATCTGGTCGGAGCTGGACGTGTCAGAGAAGTGCAGCGTTGTCACGATGTCCCAATCGTCCATCTTGATACAACGATCTTCCTCGTCCTCGGGCTGCTTTTCGTTTTGCACCAGCACGCTGGCGGAATAGGGCGGCCTGTAACGGCCGCCGCGCGTCGAGAGTGGGCTCGACTGTACCGTGGTTGCGTAGTCCTCACAGTTGGGCGCAGGGTTTTCAGCCTCGACCGTGGAGCTGAAGTCCGAGGTTTTCTTACCCTCCGCGTTCTGCTCTGGGATAGCAAAGACCGTGACATACGCGTTGTAGCCCTCAGGCACGGAAAGCTTGGTGTAGAACGGGCGATCCTCGCCCTCGTTCTTACCCATACGGGGCAGGACCTTCGTGTGGTAGGTGCCCTCCCCGAGATACTTGGCATTGTCAGGATCATCGGCGAACTCGAACGGGGTACCCTTTGCCTCGTACATGTTGACAGAACGCAGCGTGAGGAACTCCATGTTCTGCGCAAGCTCAGCAGCATTCGCCGCAGCGAGCGACTGGCCGCCCGTTGCCTCAGCGACGCAATCCAGCTCAGACTGCGCCTTCTCGTCAACCTGGAATCCGATGGTGTGAACCGTGAGCCCCACGCCGTCAGCAGCAAGCTCCTTGGCCACGTCGCACACCGGCGGCGGCGCGCAGGTGTCGATGCCGTCCGAGACGAGCACGATGGAGTTGTCGCCCTCGCCGCCGGCAGCCTTGAGCTGTTCCGCGGCCTTCTTCAGCGAGTTTCCGATGGGAGTGTAGCCCTTGGGTTCCAAAGCATTAAAGCTGTCTTTCAGCCCGGCCTTGTCGATCCTCCCGACCGGCGACAGTACGGAAATATCCTGGCAACCACGATCTTTATTATCCGGCGCATTCGACTCCTTGGAGCCATACGCGACGGCGCCGACAAGGGCGCTGTCCGGAAGCTTATCGACGAGCTGGTTCGTCGCGTCCTTGGCCGCCTGCATTTTCGATGGGCCGCCCTCGCTTTCTGGATCCGCCATGGAGAACGAGGCGTCCATAACAAGCGCCACCTTGGACTGTTTATCGCTCGTCGGTCCCAAGTCTGAACTCGGCGCTGTAGACGAAGCTGTCGTGGACGATTCCGCGGACTGCGCGGCTGCGAACGGGACCGCCAGCAAACTGAGGAAAATTATTGAAAGAACTGCGCCCCACGTGCGAGGCGAGAAATGTGATGTAGACATCTAACCTAGCCCTTGTAAAGAGAAGAGTGATTCAATACACAAACGTACCGGGGATGTCTAAAGGTCGCACCTGGAGCAGAAAAGAAAACACTCGGTCCTTACTTAAAACCAGCAAGGACCGAGTGCGTCGCAAAAATGCGACCCTGACGGGACTTGAACCCGCGACCTCCGCCGTGACAGGGCGGCGCGCTAACCAACTGCGCCACAGGGCCATATTGAATTGTGGCCTTAAAAAAGACCGGTATGAAGCGAAAGAGCTTCGTACCCCCAACGGGATTCGAACCCGTGCCGCTGCCGTGAAAGGGCAGTGTCCTAGGCCGCTAGACGATGGGGGCCCGTCGCGCTAAGGCGACCTCTAGAAATATACTGGAGACCTCACCTAGTTACAAAATCGCTCCCCCAGAAAGATTAAGAACCATGCCTGACCAGCATCAAACGTGCTCCTGCCACGAGCCACACGTGCACGGATATAACGCAGATTCAAAGAGTAAGGATCGCTACCTTGCACGGCTTAAACGTATTGAAGGTCAAACACGCGGCATCCACCGTATGATCGAAGAGGACCAATATTGCATCGACATCATTACCCAGATTTCGGCGGTGAAGTCGGCGCTGGAGAATGTCTCACTGGCGCTCCTAGAAGACCATATTGAGCACTGTGTGGCTGGTGCCGCCGCCGAGGACGGTGAGGTAGCCACCGAGAAGCTAGAAGAGGCCATGCGCGCCATTAAGAAGATGGTCAAAAACTAAAAGGAGCCACCCAAAAAGGTGGCTCCAGTTGTGGGCCCTGTGGGGATCGAACCCACGACCTGCGGATTAAAAGTCCGTAGCTCTACCAACTGAGCTAAAGGCCCAACGCCGCTACATTTTAGCGTGCGGTATTTGCAAAGTCCTAATCAGGGGGCGTCGGCAAGCGAAAGGCGCCCAGCTCGCCGCTGAGCGCCTGCCGGGGCGTGGCTAGACTAGCCTCGCATATCGCCCTTCTCCATGAAGCGAACCTGGAAGTCAAAGGCGGTCTTCAGGTCGTGCGGAGTGTGCTGGAACTTGTTTTCCTTGGCACGGTTGAAGTATTCCTCGAGCAACGGACGGTAATCCGGATGTGCCACGGAGATGACCTTCTCCACGCGTTCCTTCGGCGCCAGGCCGCGGAGGTCGGCCACGCCGTACTCGGTAATGATAACCATGGTGTCGTGCTCGGTGTGGTCCGTGTGGGACACGAACGGAACCAACGCAGAAATCGCGCCATCCTTGGCCACCGACGGGGAAACGAAGGTGGAGATATAAGCGTTGCGAGTGAAGTCACCCGAGCCGCCGGTGCCGTTCATAATGCGGGAGCCGGAGACGTTAGTGGAGTTGATGTTGCCGTAGATATCGGCCTCAATCATGCCGTTGGAGGAAATCAGGCCGACGCGGCGGATGACCTCTGGGTGGTTGGAGACCTGCTGCGGGCGCAGGATGATGTGCTTGCGGTAGCGCTCTGCCTCCTCATTCATCTTCTCCGCGTAGTCCGGGGACAGCGCGAAGGAGGTGGCGGAAGCCATGGTCATCTTGCCTGCATCGATGAGGTCGAGCATGCCGTCCTGAATGACCTCGGTATAGGCCTGAATATTCTCAAACTTGGAATCCAGCAGGCCGGCCATCACAGCGTTGGGGACGTTGCCCACGCCGGATTGCATGATGAACTTGTCATACTCAAGGCGACCAGCGGCGACCTCACCCTCGAGGAACTCAATGAAGTTGGCGGCGATCTTCTCGGAAATCTCGTCCGGTTCCTTGAATGGTGCGTTGCGGTCCGGAGCATCGGTCTTCACCACTGCAACAACCTTGTCCTCCGGCACCTCCATGTAGGTGGTACCGATGCGGTCGCCCGGCTTAGTGATAGGGATTGGCTGGCGGTTAGGCAGCTTTTCAATGCGGTAGATATCGTGCATGCCCTCGAGGTTGATGGACTGCCACTCATTGATCTCAATGATGATCTTATCCGCAGCCTCGATGAACTCGAGGTTATTGCCCACTGCGGAGGACGGCACCACGTGGCCTTCTTCGGTAATGCGCACGGCCTCAATAATGGCTACCTGGAAGTCACCGTAGAAGCCCTCTTCTACCTGCTGGCCCGAGTGAGACAGGTGGATATCCTGATAAAGCGCGGTGCCATCATTGAACTGCTTACGCAGGGTGGGATCGGAGTTATAAGGAGAGCGGAAGCGAATCGCCTCGGCTTCCGCCAGAACGCCATCGCAGTCCGGGGCGGTGGACGCGCCGGAGAAGACGTCGATCTTAAATTCCTCGCCCTTTTCATGGAGAGCCTTGGCCTTCTCTGCAATGGCGGTGGGCAGACCCTTGGGGTAGCCAGCACCGGTGAAGCCAGAAATGCCCACGCGGTCACCGTGGTTGACGTGCTGAGCAGCCTCTTCTGCAGAAACCACGAGCTTCTCGAATGGGGCGTACGCGATTCTCTCGGACAAGGGTAATCCTCCTTCATTAAGGGGCCAGCCAAAATAACGGCCGTTCTAATTAGTTACACAGCCCACATTAGCGAATCTTTGCAAGATTTCCACCACTTTTATGTGACCTCTACCCCATAAAGCAAAAATAGGGTACGTCGCCACTGTGGGCCCGGTTGCTATTTTCCCCCGTTAACTAGCACAATTGGGGCGTGAATTTGCGCATTGGACACTACGATCTCTCCTCCCCCGTCATCCTCGCCCCGATGGCGGGGGTAACCAACGTTGCCTTCCGCACGTTGTGCCGAGAGCAGGAGCTGCAACGCACCGGCACGGTGTCGGGCCTCTATGTCTGCGAGATGGTCACCGCCCGTGCACTGGTAGAGCGCAATGAAAAGACGCTGCACATGACCACCTTTGCGCCGCAGGAGGATCCCCGTTCCTTACAGATCTATACGGTGGATCCGGAATATACGTATAAAGCCGCAAAGATGATCGTCGACGAAAACCTGGCGGACCACATCGATATGAACTTTGGTTGCCCGGTTCCCAAGGTGACCCGCCGCGGCGGCGGTTCCGCGCTGCCTTATAAACGACGCCTCTTTGGCAATATCGTCTCCGCCGCGGTCAAGGCCACAGAGGGCACCAATATCCCGGTCACGGTAAAAATGCGCGTGGGCATTGACGACGAGCACCATACGCATCTCGACGCCGGGCGCATCGCCGTCGAGTCCGGTGCCGCCGCCGTTACCCTGCACGGCCGCACCGCCGCTCAGCGCTACTCCGGCGAGGCACGATGGGACGAAATCGCCCGCCTCAAAGAGCATCTGGCAGATACCGGCGTGCCAGTGCTGGGCAATGGCGATATCTTCCGCGCCGAGGATGCCCGCCGCATGATGGAACAAACCGGC
The nucleotide sequence above comes from Corynebacterium tuberculostearicum. Encoded proteins:
- the dusB gene encoding tRNA dihydrouridine synthase DusB; the encoded protein is MNLRIGHYDLSSPVILAPMAGVTNVAFRTLCREQELQRTGTVSGLYVCEMVTARALVERNEKTLHMTTFAPQEDPRSLQIYTVDPEYTYKAAKMIVDENLADHIDMNFGCPVPKVTRRGGGSALPYKRRLFGNIVSAAVKATEGTNIPVTVKMRVGIDDEHHTHLDAGRIAVESGAAAVTLHGRTAAQRYSGEARWDEIARLKEHLADTGVPVLGNGDIFRAEDARRMMEQTGCDGVQVGRGCLGRPWLFAELGAALRGESIPAEPTLGEVTQVILRHAELLAEHDGEDNASRDIRKHIGWYLRGFPVGGQVRAGLAKVNSLDALRELLAPWADSDALAADADGARGRQGSPSKVALPDGWLDDPEDDCVPVAADIMNSGG
- a CDS encoding acetyl-CoA hydrolase/transferase family protein translates to MSERIAYAPFEKLVVSAEEAAQHVNHGDRVGISGFTGAGYPKGLPTAIAEKAKALHEKGEEFKIDVFSGASTAPDCDGVLAEAEAIRFRSPYNSDPTLRKQFNDGTALYQDIHLSHSGQQVEEGFYGDFQVAIIEAVRITEEGHVVPSSAVGNNLEFIEAADKIIIEINEWQSINLEGMHDIYRIEKLPNRQPIPITKPGDRIGTTYMEVPEDKVVAVVKTDAPDRNAPFKEPDEISEKIAANFIEFLEGEVAAGRLEYDKFIMQSGVGNVPNAVMAGLLDSKFENIQAYTEVIQDGMLDLIDAGKMTMASATSFALSPDYAEKMNEEAERYRKHIILRPQQVSNHPEVIRRVGLISSNGMIEADIYGNINSTNVSGSRIMNGTGGSGDFTRNAYISTFVSPSVAKDGAISALVPFVSHTDHTEHDTMVIITEYGVADLRGLAPKERVEKVISVAHPDYRPLLEEYFNRAKENKFQHTPHDLKTAFDFQVRFMEKGDMRG
- a CDS encoding metal-sensitive transcriptional regulator — encoded protein: MPDQHQTCSCHEPHVHGYNADSKSKDRYLARLKRIEGQTRGIHRMIEEDQYCIDIITQISAVKSALENVSLALLEDHIEHCVAGAAAEDGEVATEKLEEAMRAIKKMVKN
- a CDS encoding vWA domain-containing protein: MDASFSMADPESEGGPSKMQAAKDATNQLVDKLPDSALVGAVAYGSKESNAPDNKDRGCQDISVLSPVGRIDKAGLKDSFNALEPKGYTPIGNSLKKAAEQLKAAGGEGDNSIVLVSDGIDTCAPPPVCDVAKELAADGVGLTVHTIGFQVDEKAQSELDCVAEATGGQSLAAANAAELAQNMEFLTLRSVNMYEAKGTPFEFADDPDNAKYLGEGTYHTKVLPRMGKNEGEDRPFYTKLSVPEGYNAYVTVFAIPEQNAEGKKTSDFSSTVEAENPAPNCEDYATTVQSSPLSTRGGRYRPPYSASVLVQNEKQPEDEEDRCIKMDDWDIVTTLHFSDTSSSDQINQDVELDVEVNVQYVKAGAFAGDEKKPYASRELPEVTQIEEGAPVAGGATFDSAAAVTPGETYNDAIVDGEYRFYKFDVPYGKRPVVTVQGRKTVAEHASYDLNWDFYNPTRASVLAQGDIYVGSEEKVERSAGDSAVQWANRTEYIDGPLTLPGTYYLVFAKSVSNSTLDSTSGMDQGYSFKVELDGEPMDGPEFTPNFEPGAEPSDTPINLAKASEATTAEDAPKEGDNAEKQSADADVAQAGEDSAGGSNLKGMLIGAGVVLLIAVGAAGGFLLVRRK